A stretch of DNA from Phycisphaerae bacterium:
ACCCCCGACTTGCGATACCATTAGCGCGGCGCGATCTGTTTCGCTTTCCCGCTCATCCCGCGACGGAATGTCGATCATGTGGTTCATCGTTCCAAAGAGATTGGGCACGCAGTTCGGGTCCATTTCATCCTCGGAGTTTGGTTCACAACACCAGTGCCCATCAACGACGAATTTGAATTCATACCGCCCCGGAGGCAGATTCAGCGTGATGCGCCAGGTTCCGTCCCTCGCTCGCTCCATCGGCGTGGCTGATTCGTCCCAATTGTTGAAGGTACCCGCCAGGAATACTGCCTTCGCTCCGGGCGGCCGGCACTCGAACAGAGTTCCGTGGGCCGCCTTCTTATAAACCGACTTCATCATGACACGCTCCTTGAATTGTCAGGGAATCCACTGGGCAGGTCGTTGGCAAAGTCCCGAGCCGGCCCCAAACCACGATGGCCCAGCCGTGGAATCAATCGCCGGGTCGCCCCGCGGGCTGGCAATGGGGCAGAGCTGTCCATCATCGTTTTTGATGCACGAAGCGGCGAACTTCTTCGCGCGGATTCTGAGCCGCATTACCGTCCTGTATGGAGGGGGCACCAAACGAACCGCCGTTCCCGCTTGCCAGAGTCCCCCGCGGGGATTCGCCGATCGTGACGCCGACCTCCAATGCCCTGGCGATCGCTTCAAACAACCGTTTAACCGGCCCTGGCCAGTGCACGATGTCCCTCGCCCCAAGCGTGCGAGCCATCCGGGCACTACGAGGGGCTTCAAAACGAGACAGCCCGATCACAGGGGTTCGCGGGTGGAAAAACCGTAGCCGCGCCAACACGGCGGTTGCACTTCCATTGTTTCCACCGTAGTCCATGACAATCAGGTCGGGCTTACGGCCGCGAAGCAACCTTTCCGCTGCAAGACCGCCGTGAGCCGCGACAACCTTGTATTTGCCCGCCAGGATTGCGCAGAGTTCGTGGCGAAGCCGCCGGCAGTGATAGAGCAGAAGAACTGTGCTCATCGCTTATCCTCCCTAAGCTGTCGGTTATCCGCGTTATCAGTTGGATGCGAAAGCAAGCTCTTTTCTTCCCACAACTCACATATTCGAGTGGAAGGCGCGTTTGGGTACACGGAGGCATCGACGTGGAAGAAACCCCGTCTCTCCTGCATCAAACCAACAGCGCACTATTGCGAGGTAACGACCAGCGCGCAGGTGGTGACGGATTGGTCAAAAGGTAACGCATGCGTCATCAATTCGGAGGTGCCCCTGGCCCCGTGCGCCGGGTTCCGAGGATCTGGGATACCTTGGCCTTCCGCATCGGGGTACTTGTAAACCTTGCGGTGCTGTTGGTTCTCGGCATGGCGGCCGTACTCGGCTATCAACAGAAACGTGCCTCGCTCCTTACGGCTGAAGCGGAGCGGCTGAGAGAAGAAGCGAAGGTCATTGCGGTCGCTCGCGCTAAGATGCCGGATCAAGAGGTTTTCCGAAGTTTTCTCGATGAATTCTGCCATCAAATGAGCGTGGCGGTCTCACCGGGACATCACATCATCGCGCTCGATGAGAAGGGCCAGATTCTCTTCAGGGCCCATGCACGGGCGAAAGCGACGCTTGAGGCGGAAATGGTAAGGGCGGCACGCGATGGAACTCAGCAATTCACATCGGGTGCGGAGGGTTTCATCATAGCAACCGCACCCACCAGCGGACGCCTCATGATTGCTGTCGCGCAGTCAACCGATCAGATCCGAGAGACGATTCGGCAGGAAGCGGTTGGTCGCGCCATGAGTGTGGTCGTTTTGAGCCTGTTGATTTTCGTTGTCACCAGTCTTGGCCTGCTCGTTTGGGTTCGTCAGCCGATCGCCAACTTGTTGGAAATCGTCCGGCAGATTGGC
This window harbors:
- a CDS encoding glycogen-binding domain-containing protein; amino-acid sequence: MMKSVYKKAAHGTLFECRPPGAKAVFLAGTFNNWDESATPMERARDGTWRITLNLPPGRYEFKFVVDGHWCCEPNSEDEMDPNCVPNLFGTMNHMIDIPSRDERESETDRAALMVSQVGGLERGIL
- a CDS encoding response regulator, which produces MSTVLLLYHCRRLRHELCAILAGKYKVVAAHGGLAAERLLRGRKPDLIVMDYGGNNGSATAVLARLRFFHPRTPVIGLSRFEAPRSARMARTLGARDIVHWPGPVKRLFEAIARALEVGVTIGESPRGTLASGNGGSFGAPSIQDGNAAQNPREEVRRFVHQKR